The sequence below is a genomic window from Pyrobaculum sp. 3827-6.
ATTAGGAAAAAAAGAGGCGGGAGTAGATACGGCCTCACCCAGTGGCGATTTCTCTCTGCCACCTCAGCCTCCACTCGTCGGCTTTTGAGCCGAGGGCCGGGTTGTAAACCACCACCGACTTGGGCTGCGGCAGGCCGAGGTTGTTCTTAACTACGGCGTCGGGCCTGACGGGCAACATGTAGTTATAGGGATCAACCAAGTCCTGCCCCTCTTTACTCAAGGCAAATTTCACAAACTCCACGGCGAGCTCTCTGTTCCTCGCGTTTTTAAGCACAGCAACCCCCTCTCTGTACAAAAAGGCGCTGTACGTCGAGGCCTTCATATGGGGCGTCCCGGGGTCAATGGCGTGGCTGAACCACGACAGAGCCACCAAGACCTCGCCCCTCTTCAACGCGTTTCTAAGCGGTGTAAAGCCGCTTGGGTACCCCACCTTAGATATCTGGCCCGCCAGCTTTTTCAAGTAGGCCCAGCCCTCATCCTCACCCTTTACAGACATCACCCAAGACAAGACCGCTAGACCAGTGCCGGACTGCACCGGGTTTGGGTACGTCACGAGGCCTCTGTACTCGGGCTTCAGCAAGTCGTCAAGGGTCTCCGGCGGCTTTATCCCCAGCCTCTCCAGCGCCGTGGCGTTGTACACAATCCCTATGTAAGACTTGTCAAGCGGGTAGACGCAGTGGTGGGGGTCCCAAAACTCCTCCCGGGGCACCCCCTCCACCTTGAGATCTGGGCAGTACAACACCCCCTTGTCCACCAGCACGGTGTAGTAGAACTCGGGAACGCCGATTGCCACGTCCCAAGGCGGGTTGTCCCTATTCCTCACCAACTCGTTCACCATCTCCACGGCCCCGCCCAGCGGCACAAACGTGGCGTTTACCCCGTACTTCTCGCTAAACTTCTTCGCCAGCGCAACCCCCAGATCTCGGATGCCAGCCGGCCCCACGATGACCAGCTTCTTCGCCGTGGTCTGCTGAAAGGCGGTAAAGGCCAGGTACACCGCCACGACGGCGGCGACGACGGCCAAAACCGCCAATATGGTTTTTATAGACATGCCACTGTAGACTTATAGATTTTAAAAAATTAATCTCTTTAAACAGATCGACGCCGGTGATGAAACGGCCGTGACTCGAAAAGTGAAGAGGTGTTTCTAAACTGACTAGAAGACTTCTACGAAGTCTGTGGGCTTTGGTATCTCCTCCTTGAGCCCCTTCTTCTTTCTAATCTGCTTGACGAAGTCGGCGAGCATCGACTCTGGGTAGGGGGCCCAGCGGGCGAACTGCAT
It includes:
- a CDS encoding extracellular solute-binding protein, producing MSIKTILAVLAVVAAVVAVYLAFTAFQQTTAKKLVIVGPAGIRDLGVALAKKFSEKYGVNATFVPLGGAVEMVNELVRNRDNPPWDVAIGVPEFYYTVLVDKGVLYCPDLKVEGVPREEFWDPHHCVYPLDKSYIGIVYNATALERLGIKPPETLDDLLKPEYRGLVTYPNPVQSGTGLAVLSWVMSVKGEDEGWAYLKKLAGQISKVGYPSGFTPLRNALKRGEVLVALSWFSHAIDPGTPHMKASTYSAFLYREGVAVLKNARNRELAVEFVKFALSKEGQDLVDPYNYMLPVRPDAVVKNNLGLPQPKSVVVYNPALGSKADEWRLRWQREIATG